The proteins below come from a single Salinivibrio kushneri genomic window:
- a CDS encoding SprT family zinc-dependent metalloprotease, with protein MSCAYGSLEKSSYALQQAALTRAHQCIDVANQQLGTQLTYPVVGFTLRGKSAGTAHPTQWRVRFNPVLLQQAPEIFFDEVIPHEICHLVAFALHGRVKPHGAEWRHLMAQVFNAPANTTHQLDISAVQGKTFAYHCDCGPVALSIRRHNKIQRGQATYRCNRCQQQLARID; from the coding sequence ATGTCTTGTGCTTACGGCAGCCTAGAAAAATCATCTTATGCATTACAGCAGGCGGCGCTCACACGCGCGCATCAATGTATTGATGTGGCTAACCAACAATTAGGCACTCAGCTGACCTACCCCGTGGTTGGCTTTACACTGCGGGGGAAATCCGCTGGTACTGCGCATCCCACGCAATGGCGCGTCCGGTTTAACCCTGTCCTTTTACAGCAAGCACCAGAGATCTTTTTTGACGAAGTGATCCCTCACGAGATCTGTCACTTAGTCGCCTTCGCGCTGCATGGCCGAGTGAAGCCTCATGGCGCAGAGTGGCGTCACCTAATGGCTCAGGTATTTAACGCCCCTGCCAATACCACCCACCAGCTTGATATCAGCGCCGTACAAGGCAAAACCTTTGCTTACCACTGTGACTGCGGGCCTGTCGCCTTATCCATTCGTCGCCACAATAAAATACAGCGCGGCCAAGCCACCTATCGTTGCAACCGCTGCCAACAGCAACTGGCACGCATCGATTGA
- a CDS encoding phosphoglycerate kinase, which produces MSVIKMTDLDLAGKRVFIRADLNVPVKDGKVTSDARILASLPTIKHCLEAGAKVMVTSHLGRPEEGQPEDQYSLQPVVNYLDDALDCKVSLAKDYLDGLELNAGELVVLENVRFNKGEKKNDEALSKKYAALCDIFVMDAFGTAHRAQASTHGVGTHAPVACAGPLLANELDALGKAMDNPARPMVAIVGGSKVSTKLTVLKSLSTVADQLVVGGGIANTFIAADGHNVGKSLYEADLVDTAKSLMEECHIPVATDVACAKAFDENAEAEIKRVEDVQDDDMIFDLGPESTQALADILKNAKTILWNGPVGVFEFKNFEAGTAGISKAIAESEGFSVAGGGDTLAAIDKFGIQADVSYISTGGGAFLEFVEGKPLPAVEMLEARAKDA; this is translated from the coding sequence ATGTCTGTAATTAAGATGACCGACTTAGATCTTGCCGGAAAGCGTGTGTTTATCCGTGCTGATCTGAACGTGCCAGTCAAAGACGGTAAAGTTACCTCTGATGCACGTATTTTGGCATCACTGCCTACGATTAAGCACTGCCTAGAAGCAGGCGCGAAAGTCATGGTGACGTCTCACCTAGGCCGCCCTGAGGAAGGTCAGCCTGAAGACCAGTACTCACTACAACCTGTTGTGAACTACCTGGATGACGCACTCGATTGTAAGGTCAGCCTCGCGAAAGACTACCTAGACGGTCTTGAGCTTAACGCCGGTGAACTGGTGGTGCTTGAGAACGTTCGCTTTAATAAAGGCGAGAAGAAGAACGACGAAGCGCTGTCTAAAAAGTATGCGGCACTGTGCGATATTTTTGTGATGGACGCATTTGGTACTGCGCACCGCGCGCAAGCATCAACCCATGGTGTGGGCACGCATGCGCCTGTGGCTTGTGCTGGTCCATTGCTGGCCAACGAGCTTGACGCGTTAGGCAAAGCGATGGATAACCCTGCACGTCCAATGGTCGCCATTGTGGGTGGGTCAAAAGTATCTACTAAACTGACAGTGCTGAAATCACTGTCAACCGTTGCTGACCAGCTGGTTGTAGGCGGTGGTATTGCTAACACCTTTATCGCAGCTGACGGCCACAATGTCGGCAAATCGCTGTATGAGGCAGACTTGGTCGATACGGCGAAATCCTTAATGGAAGAGTGCCACATTCCTGTCGCAACCGACGTAGCATGTGCGAAAGCGTTTGATGAAAACGCGGAAGCAGAGATCAAGCGCGTTGAAGATGTGCAAGACGACGACATGATTTTCGACCTCGGTCCTGAGTCTACCCAAGCGTTGGCGGACATTTTGAAAAATGCCAAAACCATTCTGTGGAATGGCCCTGTTGGCGTGTTTGAGTTTAAAAACTTTGAAGCGGGCACAGCAGGCATTTCAAAAGCGATCGCAGAGTCTGAAGGCTTCTCTGTTGCGGGTGGCGGCGATACCCTTGCAGCCATTGACAAGTTTGGCATCCAAGCTGACGTGTCTTACATCTCAACCGGCGGCGGTGCGTTCCTAGAGTTTGTTGAAGGCAAACCTCTACCTGCGGTAGAAATGCTGGAAGCACGCGCCAAAGACGCATAA
- a CDS encoding LysR family transcriptional regulator: MQDFSSIRSFAALCHHQSLTAAARALGQPKSTVSRRLAQLEADLGQPLTQRQGNRLVLTKAGTVFAQYCHQILELAEKSEEAIQNLNNYLQGSIEVICHPGMMRGWAAPLISRFLAEHPKVSITLTSEVSAQRIQSADLIIWAGDIMLPVNCRSYQLGHWQYGIYAAPDYISQYGPFTHPSMLDEHPWLDVFALRRQGLTLYDHDNTYHLSAMPSRFNCDMIAIQLDAIADGQGVGLLPTWSATGYQHHHPDRITRCLPNWASAPIPLRIYCSTGRLPLRVESLVHWLQEAVPSPWCSVQPQQACHEV; the protein is encoded by the coding sequence ATGCAGGATTTTTCTTCGATCCGTTCGTTTGCGGCTTTATGCCATCATCAAAGCCTCACGGCCGCCGCCAGGGCATTAGGACAACCTAAGTCAACGGTGAGTCGTCGCTTAGCTCAGCTTGAAGCCGACCTAGGACAACCTTTAACACAGAGACAAGGCAATAGACTGGTCTTGACAAAAGCGGGCACTGTTTTTGCGCAGTACTGTCATCAAATACTTGAGCTAGCGGAAAAAAGCGAAGAGGCAATACAGAATTTAAATAATTACCTTCAAGGATCGATAGAGGTGATTTGCCATCCCGGCATGATGCGCGGCTGGGCGGCTCCATTGATCAGTCGCTTTCTCGCTGAGCACCCCAAAGTATCCATTACATTAACGAGCGAAGTCAGCGCACAACGCATTCAGTCGGCCGATCTTATTATCTGGGCAGGAGACATCATGCTGCCGGTCAATTGCCGCTCATATCAACTCGGCCATTGGCAATATGGCATTTACGCTGCACCAGACTATATCAGCCAATATGGCCCATTTACGCATCCTAGCATGCTCGATGAACACCCTTGGCTAGATGTATTTGCCCTACGCCGTCAAGGATTAACACTCTATGATCACGACAATACCTACCACTTAAGCGCCATGCCTAGCCGCTTTAATTGCGACATGATAGCGATTCAGTTAGATGCCATCGCTGATGGGCAAGGCGTTGGATTGCTACCAACTTGGAGCGCCACTGGCTATCAACACCATCATCCTGATAGAATTACCCGCTGCTTGCCTAACTGGGCCTCAGCACCTATTCCGTTGCGTATTTACTGCAGCACTGGCCGCCTTCCTCTGCGTGTTGAATCTCTGGTCCACTGGCTGCAAGAAGCGGTTCCCTCACCATGGTGTTCAGTGCAGCCACAGCAAGCATGCCATGAGGTGTAA
- a CDS encoding ligand-gated channel protein has product MSSCLRPVVIGMVLAGIPVSAIHAAEAGDQNTETMVITASGFEQATAKAPASISVISRDQLEDRYYRDVTDALKRIPGVVVTGGGDTQDISIRGMGSKYTLMLVDGKRMTSRETRPNSDGPGIEQGWLPPLQAIERIEVIRGPMSTLYGSDAIGGVINIITRREQHEWHGNVQLSTLLQEKRASGDEQSANFYLSGALSDKLGMTVSGQSVQRQEDDILSGYEDKSLRSLSTSLTYDASDYQQWTLDLGASSQERNGHIGKTVPTDDSQCRRKKCENSNNEYRRQSIALGHEGHWTWGWSDSHLQYEQSRNKSREMTIKNTEFKTRLIRDFETHTLTVGGSVNKAKLEDFTSNKASSQTEIDNTQAALFVEDEWRVVEPFSLTLGLRVDHDENYDYHASPRVYGVYQLNSNWVVKGGVATGFRSPQLREIAPNWAQVSRGGNIYGNPDLEPETSVNSEVSINYQGDTGVSGSLTAFHNDFEDKITRVTCPTSVCTDGSNQFGADPTYRINVDEAVTQGIEASLFVPVTETVDVSASYTYTDSEQKTGDYKGQPLTQIPQQLAYGEVNWQATERLSPWVSATYRGEEMDPVTGPSSRSNIEPSYTLVDAGMNYQLSDAIELQGAVYNLLDKTREYEDYGYISDERRYWLGLNISF; this is encoded by the coding sequence ATGTCCAGTTGTCTTCGTCCCGTTGTTATCGGGATGGTATTAGCCGGTATACCTGTGAGTGCCATTCATGCGGCAGAAGCAGGCGATCAAAATACGGAAACCATGGTGATCACTGCCTCGGGGTTTGAACAAGCCACGGCAAAGGCGCCAGCGAGTATCAGCGTGATTAGTCGCGATCAGCTCGAAGATCGTTATTATCGTGACGTTACAGACGCACTAAAGCGTATTCCAGGCGTAGTGGTCACAGGGGGCGGTGATACCCAGGATATCAGTATTCGTGGAATGGGCTCCAAGTATACCCTGATGCTGGTGGACGGAAAGCGTATGACGAGCCGGGAGACACGTCCGAATAGCGATGGTCCTGGCATTGAACAAGGCTGGTTACCTCCCCTTCAAGCGATTGAACGTATCGAGGTGATTCGGGGGCCGATGTCGACTCTTTATGGCTCTGACGCCATCGGTGGGGTGATTAATATTATTACCCGTCGAGAACAACACGAATGGCATGGCAACGTGCAATTAAGCACCTTACTCCAAGAGAAACGTGCATCAGGTGATGAACAAAGCGCTAATTTTTACCTTTCTGGCGCCTTGAGCGATAAGCTTGGGATGACGGTATCGGGTCAAAGCGTTCAACGCCAAGAAGACGATATTCTCTCTGGTTACGAGGACAAATCTTTACGTAGTCTTTCTACCTCGTTGACCTATGACGCTAGCGATTATCAACAGTGGACCTTGGACTTAGGCGCGAGCTCGCAAGAGCGAAATGGCCACATAGGTAAAACCGTTCCCACGGATGATAGCCAGTGTCGACGCAAAAAATGTGAAAACAGCAACAATGAATATCGACGGCAATCAATCGCCCTTGGGCATGAAGGGCATTGGACGTGGGGCTGGTCAGATTCACATTTACAGTACGAGCAAAGCCGTAATAAAAGTCGTGAAATGACAATTAAGAACACCGAATTTAAAACCCGTCTGATACGTGATTTTGAAACACACACTTTGACGGTCGGTGGCTCAGTAAACAAGGCGAAGTTGGAGGACTTTACCTCGAATAAAGCGTCGAGCCAAACTGAGATTGACAATACACAAGCGGCTTTGTTTGTCGAAGATGAGTGGCGTGTGGTTGAGCCATTTAGCCTGACCCTCGGCTTGCGTGTCGATCATGATGAAAACTACGACTACCACGCCAGTCCACGGGTGTATGGCGTGTATCAACTTAATAGCAACTGGGTCGTGAAAGGCGGCGTGGCGACTGGCTTCCGTTCACCGCAACTGCGAGAAATTGCCCCAAATTGGGCGCAAGTGAGTCGCGGGGGGAATATCTATGGCAACCCGGATCTGGAGCCTGAAACCTCTGTAAACTCAGAAGTCAGTATCAACTACCAAGGCGATACGGGAGTCAGTGGATCGTTAACCGCATTCCATAATGACTTTGAAGATAAGATCACCCGAGTGACCTGTCCAACCTCGGTGTGCACGGATGGCTCCAACCAGTTTGGCGCAGATCCAACCTATCGGATTAACGTCGACGAAGCGGTCACTCAAGGGATTGAAGCGAGCCTATTCGTGCCAGTCACGGAGACGGTTGATGTGAGTGCCAGCTATACCTATACCGATTCAGAGCAAAAAACCGGTGATTATAAGGGGCAGCCGTTAACGCAAATACCCCAGCAGCTCGCATATGGTGAGGTTAATTGGCAAGCCACTGAGAGGCTGAGCCCTTGGGTGAGTGCGACCTACCGTGGCGAAGAAATGGATCCTGTGACAGGCCCATCATCTCGCAGCAATATAGAGCCAAGTTACACCTTGGTTGATGCCGGGATGAACTACCAGCTCAGCGATGCCATCGAGCTTCAAGGCGCGGTCTATAACCTATTGGATAAAACGCGTGAGTATGAAGACTACGGTTATATCAGTGATGAACGCCGCTATTGGTTAGGACTGAATATCAGCTTCTAA
- the metK gene encoding methionine adenosyltransferase yields MAKHLFTSESVSEGHPDKIADQISDAVLDAILEQDPKARVACETYVKTGMVMVGGEVTTSAWVDIEELTRQTVQDIGYVHSDMGFDANSCAVLNTIGKQSPDINQGVDRADPKDQGAGDQGIMFGFATNETNVLMPAPITYSHRLVERQAQVRKDGTLDWLRPDAKSQVTFAYDNGKIAGIDAVVLSTQHCDSISTDDLREAVMEEIIKPVLPAEWLTKDTKYFINPTGRFVIGGPMGDCGLTGRKIIVDTYGGAARHGGGAFSGKDPSKVDRSAAYAARYVAKNIVAAGLADRCEIQLSYAIGVAEPTSIMVETFGTEKVAPEVIIKAVREHFDLRPYGLQEMLDLLQPIYKQTAAYGHFGRDIFPWEKTDKAELLRDFAKLG; encoded by the coding sequence ATGGCTAAGCACCTGTTTACCTCAGAGTCCGTCTCTGAAGGCCATCCTGATAAAATCGCAGATCAGATTTCTGATGCTGTTTTGGATGCCATCCTTGAGCAAGACCCCAAAGCACGCGTTGCCTGCGAAACCTATGTTAAAACTGGCATGGTAATGGTAGGCGGGGAAGTGACGACCTCGGCATGGGTCGACATTGAAGAGCTTACTCGTCAAACCGTCCAAGATATTGGTTATGTCCATTCTGATATGGGCTTTGATGCCAACTCTTGTGCGGTATTGAATACCATTGGTAAACAATCCCCAGACATCAACCAAGGGGTTGATCGCGCCGACCCGAAAGATCAGGGCGCTGGCGACCAAGGGATCATGTTTGGCTTTGCCACCAATGAGACCAATGTGCTGATGCCGGCCCCTATCACCTATTCACACCGATTGGTGGAGCGCCAAGCGCAAGTGCGCAAAGATGGCACCTTAGACTGGTTACGCCCAGATGCGAAAAGCCAAGTCACTTTCGCCTACGACAACGGCAAAATTGCCGGTATTGATGCCGTCGTGCTCTCAACACAGCATTGCGACAGCATTTCAACCGACGATCTACGCGAGGCGGTGATGGAAGAAATCATCAAGCCTGTGTTGCCCGCAGAATGGCTGACCAAGGATACCAAGTATTTCATCAACCCAACGGGCCGGTTTGTGATTGGCGGCCCGATGGGCGATTGTGGTTTGACAGGCCGTAAGATCATTGTTGACACCTATGGCGGTGCAGCCCGTCACGGTGGCGGGGCGTTCTCGGGGAAAGATCCCTCAAAAGTTGATCGCTCAGCCGCTTACGCCGCGCGCTATGTAGCCAAAAACATTGTTGCCGCAGGCCTTGCCGACCGTTGTGAAATTCAACTGTCTTACGCGATTGGCGTGGCCGAGCCGACTTCCATCATGGTTGAGACCTTCGGTACTGAAAAAGTCGCGCCAGAGGTGATCATCAAAGCGGTGCGTGAGCACTTCGACTTACGTCCGTATGGCCTGCAAGAGATGCTGGATTTATTACAACCTATCTATAAGCAGACCGCAGCGTATGGCCACTTTGGACGCGATATCTTCCCGTGGGAGAAAACCGACAAAGCGGAGCTGTTGCGCGACTTTGCCAAGCTCGGGTAA
- the mscS gene encoding small-conductance mechanosensitive channel MscS — MSEENTVVEGAKWAQTWLMDNQDLLTQYGVNIISALLILVIGNLVVKGLANSMAGVMRKRNMDNAVVEFIHGLVRYLLFVIVLIAALSRVGVQTASVIAILGAAGLAVGLALQGSLANFAAGVLIVMFRPFKSGDYVELAGVAGSVESIQVFSTVLTTPDNKMVVVPNGSVISSPITNYSKHATRRIDLTIGVAYSADLKKTKAVLTNIVTQHPLILKDPEPNVAVMTLADSSVNFVVRPWVKTEDYWSVYFELLPTIKEALDENGIEIPFPQMSVHFERGESQA; from the coding sequence ATGAGTGAGGAAAACACAGTGGTAGAGGGTGCTAAGTGGGCACAGACCTGGCTGATGGATAATCAAGATCTGTTGACGCAGTACGGAGTGAACATTATTTCCGCGCTATTGATCTTGGTGATTGGTAACCTTGTCGTTAAAGGTTTAGCTAACTCCATGGCGGGTGTCATGCGTAAGCGCAACATGGATAACGCGGTGGTGGAGTTTATCCATGGTTTGGTGCGTTACTTACTGTTTGTCATCGTTTTAATTGCAGCATTAAGCCGCGTGGGTGTGCAAACCGCGTCTGTGATTGCCATCTTAGGTGCCGCAGGTTTAGCCGTGGGTCTTGCTTTACAAGGCTCGTTGGCAAACTTTGCCGCTGGGGTCTTGATTGTGATGTTCCGTCCGTTCAAATCGGGCGATTACGTCGAATTGGCCGGAGTGGCTGGCTCTGTCGAGTCCATTCAAGTGTTCTCTACAGTGCTCACCACCCCTGACAACAAAATGGTGGTGGTGCCAAATGGCTCGGTGATTAGCAGCCCTATCACGAACTATTCCAAGCACGCGACACGCCGCATTGACTTGACGATTGGCGTGGCGTACAGCGCGGATTTGAAGAAGACCAAAGCGGTGCTAACCAATATCGTCACTCAACACCCCTTGATTCTGAAAGATCCTGAGCCCAATGTGGCGGTGATGACGTTAGCCGATTCATCGGTCAATTTTGTGGTGCGCCCTTGGGTGAAAACAGAAGACTACTGGAGTGTTTACTTTGAGCTGCTGCCAACCATCAAAGAAGCACTGGACGAAAATGGTATTGAAATTCCATTCCCGCAAATGAGTGTTCACTTCGAGCGCGGCGAGAGCCAAGCGTAA
- the fbaA gene encoding class II fructose-bisphosphate aldolase has product MSKVFDFVKPGVIFGDDVQKVFEVAKENKFALPAVNVVNTDSINAVMEAAAKVKAPVVIQFSNGGAGFFPGKGLKLEGQEAQIKGAVAGAKYVHAMAEVYGVPVIMHTDHAAKKLLPWIDGLLDAGEAFFKEHGKPLFSSHMIDLSEESLEENMEICAEYLARMDKMGMTLEIELGITGGEEDGVDNSDVDTADLYTKPEEVAYAYEKLSAVSPRFTIAASFGNVHGVYKPGNVVLKPEILRESQAYCSEKFGLPTNGLNFVFHGGSGSSEEQIQESIGYGVIKMNIDTDTQWATWDGIRQYYQDNEGYLQSQIGNPKGDDQPNKKFYDPRVWLRKGQESMVARLEQAFKDLNAIDVL; this is encoded by the coding sequence ATGTCTAAAGTTTTTGATTTTGTAAAACCTGGCGTTATCTTTGGCGATGACGTTCAGAAAGTATTTGAAGTTGCCAAAGAGAACAAGTTTGCATTGCCTGCAGTCAACGTGGTTAACACTGACTCAATCAACGCAGTGATGGAAGCCGCGGCGAAAGTAAAAGCGCCAGTGGTTATCCAGTTCTCTAACGGTGGTGCGGGTTTCTTCCCGGGCAAAGGTCTGAAACTAGAAGGCCAAGAAGCGCAAATTAAAGGCGCTGTTGCCGGTGCGAAGTACGTTCATGCCATGGCTGAAGTCTACGGTGTGCCTGTGATCATGCACACTGACCACGCTGCGAAAAAACTGCTACCTTGGATTGATGGTCTGCTCGACGCTGGTGAAGCCTTCTTCAAAGAGCACGGCAAACCACTTTTCTCTTCTCACATGATTGACCTTTCTGAAGAGTCTCTAGAAGAGAACATGGAAATCTGTGCCGAGTACCTAGCGCGCATGGACAAAATGGGCATGACGCTAGAAATTGAACTGGGTATCACCGGTGGTGAAGAAGACGGCGTTGATAACAGCGATGTTGATACTGCTGACCTGTACACCAAGCCAGAAGAAGTGGCTTACGCGTACGAAAAACTGTCTGCTGTAAGCCCTCGATTTACCATTGCCGCTTCATTCGGTAACGTTCACGGTGTTTATAAGCCAGGTAACGTGGTACTTAAGCCAGAAATTCTACGTGAATCACAGGCTTACTGCTCAGAGAAATTTGGTCTGCCGACCAATGGTCTGAACTTCGTCTTCCATGGCGGCTCGGGTTCTTCAGAAGAGCAAATTCAAGAATCCATTGGTTACGGTGTGATTAAAATGAACATCGATACCGATACCCAGTGGGCGACATGGGATGGTATTCGTCAGTACTACCAAGACAACGAAGGTTACCTGCAAAGCCAAATCGGTAACCCGAAAGGTGACGACCAACCAAACAAAAAATTCTATGACCCACGCGTTTGGCTACGTAAAGGTCAAGAGTCTATGGTTGCGCGCTTGGAGCAAGCTTTCAAAGACCTCAACGCGATTGACGTCCTGTAA
- the rsmE gene encoding 16S rRNA (uracil(1498)-N(3))-methyltransferase: MRIPRIYHPAPLPAQGTVILSDEAANHLGRVLRMQAEQPILLFDGSGAQFPAILTQVSKKQVSATITARESHSVESPLDFELGQVISRGEKMEFTIQKSVELGVNTITPLLSARCGVKLNTERLEKKRQQWQKIAIGACEQSGRNVVPTINPVINLDTWCQQAFDGLKLNLHPRAPYSINTLPDAPKKLRLLIGPEGGLSDDEIAMTREHNFEEILLGPRVLRTETAALTAITALQVRFGDLG; this comes from the coding sequence ATGCGAATTCCTCGAATTTATCACCCAGCACCGCTACCCGCTCAAGGCACGGTGATCTTAAGCGATGAAGCGGCCAACCATCTCGGTCGCGTCTTACGCATGCAGGCAGAGCAGCCCATTCTGCTCTTTGATGGCAGTGGTGCGCAGTTTCCTGCCATACTGACACAAGTGAGTAAAAAACAGGTGTCTGCCACCATTACCGCTCGCGAATCACACAGTGTCGAGTCTCCGCTTGACTTTGAACTGGGCCAAGTGATTTCGCGCGGCGAAAAGATGGAATTTACCATTCAAAAGTCTGTTGAGTTAGGCGTGAATACCATCACTCCGCTTTTGTCGGCTCGCTGTGGTGTCAAGCTCAATACTGAGCGGCTCGAGAAAAAACGCCAACAATGGCAAAAAATCGCGATTGGCGCCTGCGAACAAAGCGGCCGTAATGTGGTGCCCACCATTAATCCGGTGATCAATCTCGATACATGGTGTCAGCAGGCGTTTGATGGCTTAAAGCTGAACTTGCATCCACGAGCTCCCTACTCTATCAACACGCTTCCTGACGCTCCGAAAAAGCTACGTTTACTGATTGGTCCGGAGGGCGGGTTGTCTGATGACGAAATTGCGATGACACGCGAACACAACTTTGAAGAGATCCTATTGGGCCCACGCGTGCTGCGAACAGAAACCGCGGCACTGACTGCCATCACGGCCTTGCAGGTCCGTTTTGGCGATCTGGGTTAA
- the epd gene encoding erythrose-4-phosphate dehydrogenase, protein MALRVAINGFGRIGRSVLRALYESGKHDRIQVVAINELAEPEAMAHLLQYDSSHGRFGWPVSYNQEHLFVATDSIRLLHLPELQLLPWRDLDVDIVLDCTGKFGTREDGEAHIAAGAKKVLFSHPASQDVDRTVIYGVNHDALTADDRIVSNGSCTTNCIVPVIKALDEHFGIESGTITTIHSSMNDQQVIDAYHSDLRRTRTASQSIIPVDTKLHVGIGRIFPKFSDKFEAISVRVPTINVTAMDLSVTVRTKVKVNDVNQALQTASRCTLDGILDYTEAPLVSIDFNHDSHSAIVDGSQTRVSDHQLIKTLVWCDNEWGFANRMLDTTLAMA, encoded by the coding sequence ATGGCATTAAGAGTCGCAATTAATGGATTTGGTCGTATAGGGCGCAGTGTATTGCGAGCCCTGTATGAAAGTGGCAAGCACGATCGCATTCAAGTGGTCGCGATTAATGAGCTCGCAGAGCCCGAGGCGATGGCGCATCTGCTGCAGTATGACTCAAGCCATGGTCGATTCGGCTGGCCAGTGTCCTATAACCAAGAACACCTTTTTGTCGCCACCGACAGCATTCGCTTGCTTCATTTGCCGGAGCTGCAGCTTTTACCTTGGCGCGATCTGGATGTGGATATTGTGCTCGATTGCACGGGCAAGTTTGGTACACGCGAAGACGGTGAGGCCCATATTGCTGCGGGCGCTAAAAAAGTCCTTTTCTCTCACCCCGCCAGCCAAGACGTGGACAGAACCGTTATTTACGGGGTCAATCATGACGCATTGACCGCCGATGATCGTATTGTTTCTAATGGTTCTTGTACCACCAATTGTATCGTCCCGGTGATTAAAGCCTTGGATGAGCATTTTGGTATTGAGTCGGGGACAATTACGACCATTCACTCGTCGATGAATGATCAACAAGTCATCGACGCGTATCACTCCGATCTTCGTCGCACACGTACTGCCAGCCAGTCTATTATTCCTGTGGATACCAAACTGCATGTTGGAATTGGTAGGATTTTTCCGAAATTTTCTGACAAATTTGAAGCGATTTCTGTCCGCGTGCCGACGATAAACGTGACAGCAATGGATTTAAGTGTCACTGTACGTACTAAAGTGAAAGTTAATGACGTAAATCAAGCTCTGCAGACGGCATCTCGATGTACATTAGACGGTATACTGGATTATACCGAAGCACCCTTGGTATCGATCGACTTTAACCACGACTCACACAGCGCCATTGTCGATGGGTCGCAAACACGGGTCAGTGATCACCAGCTGATTAAAACGCTGGTTTGGTGCGATAACGAGTGGGGCTTTGCCAACCGAATGTTAGATACCACACTTGCGATGGCGTGA
- a CDS encoding LysE/ArgO family amino acid transporter, translating to MIIPIGAQNAYVINQGISREHHMTTASICFVCDIILISSGIFGGGALLASYPILLNTITLAGIGFLSVYAWQFIQSARQHNQEASMEAPTMSRGRRAVIIGALAVTLLNPHVYLDTVVVLGAIGGQFAFDERVAFTIGALMGSCLWFYGLSAGAARLSPWLSTPSIRRLLDLLMASMMLFVAGKLALGLYARLLAG from the coding sequence ATGATTATTCCGATTGGCGCGCAAAACGCATATGTGATCAACCAAGGGATTAGTCGTGAGCACCATATGACCACGGCATCGATTTGCTTTGTCTGCGATATCATCTTGATCTCAAGTGGGATTTTTGGCGGAGGGGCCTTATTAGCAAGTTACCCCATACTGCTCAATACCATCACGCTCGCGGGGATCGGCTTTTTGAGTGTCTACGCGTGGCAGTTTATCCAAAGCGCACGTCAGCACAACCAAGAGGCGTCAATGGAAGCCCCCACCATGAGTCGAGGCCGCCGTGCAGTGATCATTGGCGCATTAGCGGTGACCTTGCTTAATCCGCACGTTTATCTGGATACCGTGGTGGTGTTAGGCGCGATCGGTGGTCAGTTCGCATTCGATGAGCGGGTCGCCTTTACCATCGGCGCATTAATGGGATCATGCCTTTGGTTTTACGGCTTATCGGCAGGGGCAGCACGCTTGTCACCGTGGCTATCCACCCCCTCTATTCGACGGCTGCTCGACCTACTCATGGCAAGTATGATGCTATTCGTGGCCGGTAAGCTCGCCCTCGGCCTGTACGCACGTTTACTGGCCGGTTAA